The Romeriopsis navalis LEGE 11480 genome segment ATTTGCCGTCAAAGACCCGAAAACGGGTAAAGCCATTTCGCCGAATACCATCTTGACCTTACCCAATGGCAAACGGGTCAAGGCCGGGGCCTACTATGCCGAGCTGAATCGCCTAGAGCAAGGCTTTTCGCGGTTAGGCCATTCATTACGTCAACCCGCATCAAAAGTCTTGTTGCAGGAAGCGCTGGTCGATCGTGCCGGATTAAAACGTGATGCCGATCGAATTTCAGCATCGCACTACAAATTGCAACGGCCCGAAAAAGCGCTGTTCCGCACAATTCTTGATCCCGCACAAAATCAGCGGACGATTCGTCTAGCACCCGCAATTAAGCCACGATCGGGTGCCTTACAACAGCTCCGAGTCAAGCCAAGCCTTTCCGCACCGCAGCGAATTATTGCCCCGGAAACATTACTTCGATCGTCCGTTGGCACTCCAAAGTTGGGAGTCGTCGCGCAGCCACGGGCGTCAGTTTCGGGCTTTTCGATGCGACCCCAATCGCTCAAACTCTCGAAGCTCACCCCGGCACAATTAGCCAAGTTGAAGCTCAAGTTGAAGCGCCCCGTAGCAGCGAAAACTTACACAAAATCCTGGGGTAAACGCATCGGCAAGAAAAACCGCGTTTACGCTTATATCAACACGAAGCTACAAGTAAAATCCCACCCGAATTATTCACGGGCGGATGCTCAGGGAAATGCTGGCGGCTACCTATTTAATCGCCATGCACAGTTGCTAAGAGCAACAGCACAAGTGCGATCCGATAAGCCAACGAATAAGTCCTCCGTCGCCGTCAAGCTCAATGCCTTTGGCCAAACTGTTTATAGTTTCCAAAGAACGAAGAAGTCATCTTACAGCTATTCCAAATCCTTCTCAAAGTCGATCGATAAGCGGATTGCCGATATTCGATTCTCGGCGGGTCCCATTCCGATGCGGGCGAAGTTTGGCGTACGAGGTAGTGCCGGAGTGCGTTATGCCTTTGCCCTGAATCCCGTGAAAGCAGCGGCCTATGCCAAAGTCAACCCGTTTGTCCGATCGCGGGTTTATGGTGAAGGGGGCGTCGATATCGTGGTCGCCGAAGCCGGTGTGGGCGCTAACTTAGTCCTCTTGAATGATGACCTGGATGTGCGGGCGCGGGCCAAGATTGGTTTGGCGTCAAATAACAAAGCCTATCTGAAGCTCGATATGTCTGCCCACAATAAGCTGACTGCCCTGAAAGGTAAGCTCTATGCCTATGCCGGTGTGTATGTACCGCGTTGGGGGATTCCGCCTTGGAAGAAGAAGCGTTATGACACAACGCTGTTTAACTGGAAGGGCTTGACTCACCAGGGCTATTTGTTTGATGAGTCCTATACGGCTTACTTCTAAATCAACCTTGCCTAAATCTCGCTCCGTCTGACTGCATAAAGCCGATGGGGCGAGACTTAGGAAGCAGATAAGCACACGTGGCAGGTGCGACTATCGCACCTGCTTTCCCTTTAATTTGTCGGCCAATGAATTGATCGGCCAATTACGACCACCTGATGTTCCTCGATCGATCTTGATTGCACGAGTGACCTTGCTGGCATTGCAGATCTTGAATTAGCGAACCTACCATCATGTTTTTTGAGAAGCGCGCTTCGATTTTGACTCAACGATCGCTTTGGCACCGTAAGTCGATGCTCCTGGCGATGGGGCTGACCCTCGCCGTAACCGTGCCGGGAACCCTTATCTACGGTAAGCAATTGGGCCAATTACCAGCGGCGTTAGGCAGTATTTTAGTCAGCCAACAGTCAAGTCCGAGCTATCAGTGGTCGATCGGGCATCAATGGATATACAAGCTGGACTATCAGAATACGGCGAAGTCGGATTTGCGGGTCTTGTTTGGCGACTCAAAGGGTAATGATGCGGCAGCTCCAAGTAGCTTTGTGGCCGACTTTAAAAATCAAGTTAAAGCAGATTTGGTGATGACGGTGTTGGCTCAACGCCAGGGGAATTTCGTCGTGGCCTATCGGTTTCAAAACCCGCAAGTCAAGATTATTTCAACTGATCAAGCGATCAAAGAACAAGCGGAATTAGTGCAGCGCGATTTGCAACAGGTGATTTTTGCGACAATCGATCGCCAAGGTGAAATCATTAATCTGCGATTCGCACCGAATACCAGTCGGATTGCACAGGTATTTGCCCGATCGACGCTGGCTTCGATCCAATTTGTATTGCCCCAGAATGCCGCTGCAAAGGGCACTTGGGAAACGCAGGAATCGGATTTGAATGGTGAATATATTGCCCGTTATCAGCCCCAGTTGGGGAATTTCCAAAAGTCGAAGGTGCGCTATGTTCGCCCAGTTAAGTCCGCTGCAATGGATGAGTCCAAGATTGAGCCGGTGATTACGCCGGTCGGTCAGTTGACGGCAGTTTTCGATCGTGAGCGTGGCTATCTTCGCAGCCTGGTGGGGGAAGAATCGCAGACTTTTACAGTTGCGAAGCAATCCGTCGGAAGTGCTGTAACCCAAATCCGCTACGAATATGTATCGCAATCGCCGGTCAGTGATGTAGCGCTCCAAACATTGCTGAGCCAAAGTCAGCAAAGAATACAATCCGTTCCAGCAATCACCTTAGCGCAGCGCGAATCGGATCAGGAATCCGACCGTCGAATTCAGCGGCAGCAGTTGGGGGCGAATACCCTCGATAGTTTATTAGTGGAACTCGATCGATTGGAAAAGTCAACCGATCAGTCAGAGGAAGTCGCAACACAGCTCTATCTGAAATTTAAAGCCTTAGTGGCATTGCAGCCGCAAACGAGTCGCGCCATTGCACAGCGGCTGAGTCAAGGGAAGTTAGAAAGTCCATCGATGCAACTGTTGCTGGGGGCCTTGAGTGCGAATGATCATGCCCCGGCACAGGCGGCGTTGGTGCAGGTCATCCAAGCCCATCGTCAGGATGTCGCAACCTTGTTGCAGGTGATTCCCAGCCTGGCGAATGCGCCAACGCCAACGCCGGAGACAGTAGCTGCATTGAACCAATTTGCGTTTACCACCACCGATATGCAAGTTGCTTCGACGGCGCAGTTAGCATTAGGAACGGTATCAAAGCGTTTAAGAAAAGTCGCACCAGACCGGGCAAATGCGATCGTCGATCAATTTATTGCACGGTTGAAAGCCGCGCCATCAAATGAGGCAAAACGCTTGAATTTGCTGGTGTTAGGCAATGCGGGTGGGGCGAGATCGTTTGAGGCGATCGTCGATCAGACACAATCGCCGGATGCGACGATTCGGGCGGTGGCGTTTTCGGCGCTGCGGTGGTTGCAAGTAACAGCGGTGGATGGCTTGCTGTATCAGGCGGTGCGCCAAGATAAAGATGATGTGGTACGGGCGGAGGCCGCAGTGGCTTTGGGCTTTCGGGCGATGACACCGGAGAACTTGGCGACCCAGCAGCAAGCGTTTGTCTCGGATAAATCAGCCAGAGTGCGATTAGTACTGTTGAAAAACCTGTGGCGGGTGCGCGATGAATTCCCAGTCGTGGTTGATCTGGTGCGGACGGCGGCGGAAAAGGATAAATCGGAGGATGTTCGGAAAGCGGCGGCGGGCGCGATCGCGGATCTTGAGCCTTAATGCCATCCTGAATCAGTCATGAATTTTTAATTCTTGTGATTCGACAAAATGTCGATAATCGGTGGACTCAGAAAAATATTCACTGGGGAATATTTCTTGTGTGGCTTTGACCGAAGATATCCCCAGTGAATGAGCGGCAATAGACTTGTATATACTGAATCGGTTTGGACAGAATGCTAGACTGCAAAAGTCAGTTTGGTGCAGGTATTTATGTTCTATCGATTGCTTTATATCTTGCTCTCGATCGGCTTTATTGTCATGGCCACTCACTGGGGAGAAGTGTACGGATTTTTGTTGTCGCTCTTTGTTGTATTAATCGTTGATAATTTTATTTTTGGCTTTGTCTGTCCTAATTGTCAGAAATTTCGGGCGGGCGTAAGAATACAGCGGGATTATCTCGATTTGCAGACCGAGATGAGGATTCATACTTACCGATGCAAATACTGTCGGCATGAGTGGAAAGAAACGCGTAATTACCGCTGAATTAGTTATCCACTGGTTTTATGACATTATTTTTGGCGCGTGGCGGATGCTCAATTGCGATGTCTGAGCTGAGTCACTTTAGCCGTTGACCTTGGCGCTGACGCCGAACGTTGCCTAGCCGGTGCTGATCGTGATTCTTGGATTGACATAAACGATCAAGAAAACTCCGAAATTTTCATGAGGAAAATTTCGGAGCGAAAGTGGGAGGTTCAGTTTTGGCAAAGCTCGTCAAGCTGTCAGTGTGAATTACTGGGGCAAGACCAATTCGCTCTTTAGCTGAATTGCCAAGTCAGTATTCGGCTGGACCGAAATTAACTCAACCTTATCCTTGCTAAAGATTAACCCCGCTAAAGCCCCGGCACCAGCCCCGGCCAAAGTTTCCCAAGCATTGATATTGCGATCGCCCGTGACGGCGGTAATCCCCGCTGCTGCTGCTGCACCTAAGACAGTGCCTTTGATCACGCCGGTCGCACTGGCACCCTTGCGGATTGTCTCAGTTGTCGTGATCTTCTCCGATACTGCATTCAAGTCATAGCGATCGCCATTCGTCATGATCAAGCGTTCTGCCATGAACTGTGCTGCGCCATCATCCACCACGAGTTTACCTTCCACAGTACTGCCGGTCGGAATCAAGATCTTACCGGCCGAGTTCACAATATTCTGCGGAATCGTCATGGCGATGTTGCTTGGGACTGGCTCATTCTTACCCAACAAAATCTTATCGGCCTTGTCATACTTCACCGGCAACACAGTCCCAGATGGAATCTTCACCTGCGCGGCAGCGACGGGAGTCCCAGAGACAATGTAAGACGATGCAATTTGTCCGACAGTGCCTTTACTGCGTAAGGCTTGGTAGATAAAGGCAGCGGCTTCAGCCCGAGTCATCGATCGATTTGGATTTAGCTGTGTCAAATTCGGATAGTTAACGACCATGCCTTTATTCGTTGCGGCTGCAACACTCGATCGAGCATAGGAAGGAATGCTGGAGCTATCGTTATAGTAATTAAGAATTGAATTGACATCACCATTGGGAGAATGGCCTAAACCATTTGCTAAAGCGACCAATGACTGTACTCGTGGAATATTCTGATTCGGATTGAATGTGCCATTCGGATAACCCGACATAAAGCCTTTCTGGTAGGCATTGCTAATGGCATTCGCGCCCCAGTAGCTACTTGCAACATCCGGGAAAGATACGGCACTGCGGACG includes the following:
- a CDS encoding HEAT repeat domain-containing protein, coding for MFFEKRASILTQRSLWHRKSMLLAMGLTLAVTVPGTLIYGKQLGQLPAALGSILVSQQSSPSYQWSIGHQWIYKLDYQNTAKSDLRVLFGDSKGNDAAAPSSFVADFKNQVKADLVMTVLAQRQGNFVVAYRFQNPQVKIISTDQAIKEQAELVQRDLQQVIFATIDRQGEIINLRFAPNTSRIAQVFARSTLASIQFVLPQNAAAKGTWETQESDLNGEYIARYQPQLGNFQKSKVRYVRPVKSAAMDESKIEPVITPVGQLTAVFDRERGYLRSLVGEESQTFTVAKQSVGSAVTQIRYEYVSQSPVSDVALQTLLSQSQQRIQSVPAITLAQRESDQESDRRIQRQQLGANTLDSLLVELDRLEKSTDQSEEVATQLYLKFKALVALQPQTSRAIAQRLSQGKLESPSMQLLLGALSANDHAPAQAALVQVIQAHRQDVATLLQVIPSLANAPTPTPETVAALNQFAFTTTDMQVASTAQLALGTVSKRLRKVAPDRANAIVDQFIARLKAAPSNEAKRLNLLVLGNAGGARSFEAIVDQTQSPDATIRAVAFSALRWLQVTAVDGLLYQAVRQDKDDVVRAEAAVALGFRAMTPENLATQQQAFVSDKSARVRLVLLKNLWRVRDEFPVVVDLVRTAAEKDKSEDVRKAAAGAIADLEP
- a CDS encoding S-layer homology domain-containing protein, which gives rise to MFRSLQTSTALAMTLGMSAIAIAPAMMATPAQAQTNFNDVSSSYWANDFIQSLSSRGVIAGFPDGSFRPNDLVTRAQFASMVSGAFSTPNVRSAVSFPDVASSYWGANAISNAYQKGFMSGYPNGTFNPNQNIPRVQSLVALANGLGHSPNGDVNSILNYYNDSSSIPSYARSSVAAATNKGMVVNYPNLTQLNPNRSMTRAEAAAFIYQALRSKGTVGQIASSYIVSGTPVAAAQVKIPSGTVLPVKYDKADKILLGKNEPVPSNIAMTIPQNIVNSAGKILIPTGSTVEGKLVVDDGAAQFMAERLIMTNGDRYDLNAVSEKITTTETIRKGASATGVIKGTVLGAAAAAGITAVTGDRNINAWETLAGAGAGALAGLIFSKDKVELISVQPNTDLAIQLKSELVLPQ